From the genome of bacterium, one region includes:
- a CDS encoding general secretion pathway protein GspB translates to PAVPAEAQPPAPAPPAVPAPVAVPALAPLPSSIAPPPAVNPATPLPVVTSQPVPIEAATPAPEPEAPPADGRVVGMEELPQDLRATLAKFSVSGHVWSEEPGLRLLTVNDRIVREGQDAAPGVRLEQITQDGAVFSLRGWRFRVTGR, encoded by the coding sequence GCCGGCGGTGCCCGCCGAAGCACAGCCGCCGGCGCCCGCGCCGCCAGCGGTCCCCGCGCCCGTCGCGGTCCCCGCCCTGGCCCCGCTTCCGTCATCGATCGCGCCGCCGCCGGCCGTGAACCCGGCGACGCCCCTGCCGGTCGTCACTTCCCAGCCGGTGCCGATCGAAGCCGCCACCCCGGCGCCGGAACCCGAGGCACCGCCGGCCGATGGTCGCGTCGTCGGTATGGAGGAACTGCCCCAGGACCTGCGCGCGACCCTCGCCAAGTTCTCGGTCAGCGGGCACGTCTGGTCCGAGGAGCCGGGGTTGCGGCTGCTGACGGTCAACGACCGCATCGTGCGCGAGGGGCAGGACGCTGCGCCCGGCGTGCGCCTGGAGCAGATCACGCAGGACGGCGCGGTCTTCTCCCTGCGCGGCTGGCGTTTCCGCGTAACAGGCCGCTGA